The following are encoded together in the Coregonus clupeaformis isolate EN_2021a chromosome 24, ASM2061545v1, whole genome shotgun sequence genome:
- the LOC121537604 gene encoding ubiquitin carboxyl-terminal hydrolase 2-like isoform X2: protein MPSMRQSYTVTVPEEPPPVTTFLFLKTDQRRKSPPMSRSMLVSTFVGLLINQAKNSKSPQGLVGLRNLGNTCFMNSILQCLSNTPDLRDYCLRNTHRTDLNNNRRAALMEEFAKLTQTLWTSVSSEAISPSDFKTQIQRYAPKFVGYNQQDAQEFLRFLLDGLHNEVNRVTVRPRLPAEDIDHLSDNEKGKRMWNKYVEREDSKVVDLFVGQLKSSLTCSECGYCSTVFDPFWDLSLPIAKKGSGEVSLTDCMRFFTKEDVLDGDEKPTCYRCKARRKCTKKFTIQKFPQILVLHLKRFSENRVRTSKLNTYVNFPLKELDMREFASENSMNAVYNLYAVSNHSGNTLGGHYTAYCRNPVLGEWYSYNDSRVSPMSSSQVRSSDAYVLFYELASSSHSRL from the exons ATGCCAAGTATGCGACAGTCGTACACCGTGACCGTGCCGGAGGAGCCGCCGCCGGTCACTACTTTCCTCTTCCTAAAGACTGACCAGCGCAGGAAGAGTCCTCCAATGTCGCGCTCAATGTTGGTGTCCACATTTGTGGGTCTGCTTATTAATCAAGCCAAG AACTCCAAGAGTCCTCAAGGCCTGGTGGGACTGAGAAACCTCGGCAACACA TGTTTCATGAACTCGATCCTGCAGTGTCTGAGCAACACTCCTGACCTGAGGGACTACTGTCTGAGGAACACGCACCGCACCGACCTCAACAACAACCGCAGGGCCGCTCTCATGGAGG agtttgcCAAACTCACTCAGACCCTATGGACGTCAGTCAGCAGCGAGGCCATCAGTCCCTCAGACTTCAAGACCCAGATCCAGAGATACGCACCCAAATTTGTGGGATACAA tcagcaGGACGCTCAGGAGTTCCTGCGTTTCCTATTGGACGGCCTCCACAACGAGGTCAACAGGGTCACAGTGCGGCCCAGGCTCCCGGCCGAGGACATTGACCACCTTTC TGACAATGAGAAAGGGAAGAGAATGTGGAACAAATACgtagagagagaggacagcaAAGTGGTCG ATCTGTTTGTGGGCCAGCTGAAGAGCTCTCTGACCTGCAGTGAGTGTGGCTACTGCTCCACTGTGTTCGATCCATTCTGGGACCTGTCACTACCCATCGCTAAG AAAGGTTCAGGGGAGGTGAGTCTGACAGACTGCATGCGATTCTTCACCAAAGAAGATGTACTGGATGGAGATGAAAAACCG ACATGCTACAGGTGTAAAGCCAGAAGGAAATGCACTAAAAAGTTTACCATCCAGAAGTTCCCCCAGATCCTTGTGCTTC ACCTCAAGCGCTTCTCAGAGAACCGTGTCCGAACCAGTAAACTCAACACCTATGTCAACTTCCCCCTCAAAGAGCTGGACATGAGGGAATTTGCCTCCGAGAACAGCA TGAATGCAGTGTATAATCTCTATGCGGTGTCCAACCACTCTGGGAACACGCTGGGTGGCCACTACACAGCTTACTGTAGGAACCCAGTCCTGGGGGAGTGGTACAGCTACAATGACTCCAG GGTGAGCCCCATGTCGTCCAGCCAGGTCCGCAGCAGTGACGCCTACGTGCTCTTCTACGAGCTGGCCTCCTCCTCTCATTCACGCCTGTGA